Proteins encoded within one genomic window of Polypterus senegalus isolate Bchr_013 chromosome 6, ASM1683550v1, whole genome shotgun sequence:
- the LOC120530626 gene encoding tumor necrosis factor receptor superfamily member 26-like codes for MEKEEFPPSCILLTARLLAGLHHSPVLAFTMSVPSGFLYLGVVSLIVTSLLVNGLERNPKQMKELHLDGRQERRRRQTSCGIDQFKENDLCCQKCPAGSYVKTRCTNSSGTAHCAKCQPGTYIAHANGLAECFKCSSCDPSFSQVEKKKCTTSSDTVCGCPPNYIIMNHSVIQTCKRCTVCKNMETFQPCTETQDTICKPCPPAYFGNNGICQRCPQSCKIVPHENCTSCGGTVQPKPLGQIFIMLAPLLLGVIFLICCYLKFKEKLKCLQGTNKMRTIPKPLLLPFQANCLKVRFM; via the exons ATGGAGAAAGAGGAGTTCCCGCCCTCATGTATCTTACTCACAGCCAGGCTGCTCGCAGGATTGCATCacagccctgtgttggctttcaCAATGTCTGTCCCTTCAGGCTTCCTCTATCTTGGG GTGGTCAGTCTGATTGTGACGTCACTTCTTGTTAATGGGCTGGAGAGGAATCCAAAACAGATGAAAGAACTCCACTTGGATGGCAGACAGGAACGTCGACGTCGACAAACCAGCTGTGGCATTGATCAGTTCAAGGAAAATGACTTGTGCTGCCAAAAGTGCCCTGCAG GTTCATATGTGAAGACGAGATGCACAAACTCTTCTGGAACTGCCCATTGTGCCAAGTGCCAACCCGGCACCTACATCGCTCATGCAAATGGGCTAGCAGAGTGCTTCAAGTGTAGTTCCTGTGACCCTTCAT TTTCACAGGTGgagaagaagaagtgtactacCTCAAGTGACACAGTCTGTGGCTGCCCGCCAAACTACATCATCATGAACCACAGTGTGATACAGACTTGTAAGCGCTGCACTGTCTGCAAGAACATGGAAACGTTCCAGCCCT gtacaGAAACACAGGACACCATTTGCAAGCCGTGCCCCCCTGCATATTTTGGCAATAATGGTATATGCCAGCGTTGTCCACA gtCCTGCAAGATTGTACCTCATGAAAATTGCACATCTTGTGGAGGTACAG TGCAACCAAAACCTCTTGGACAGATCTTTATCATGTTGGCCCCTCTTCTGCTTGGTGTCATTTTCTTGATTTGCTGCTATCTGAAGTTCAAGGAGAAGTTAAAGTGTCTTCAAGGTACCAATAAAATGAGAACCATCCCCAAACCACTGCTTCTGCCATTTCAGGCTAACTGTCT AAAGGTGAGGTTCATGTGA